A genomic region of Leishmania braziliensis MHOM/BR/75/M2904 complete genome, chromosome 33 contains the following coding sequences:
- a CDS encoding putative 40S ribosomal protein S13: protein MVRMHGNGRGKASSALPYRRTPPAWLKIASRNVVKMVCKSSRKGMMPSQIGMELRDSMGIAQVKNVTGRKILRILKHNGLAPEIPEDLYFLVKRATQMRKHLERHTTDRDTKYRLILVESRIHRLARYYKRVKQLPPTWKYESSTASAMVA from the coding sequence ATGGTGCGCATGCACGGCAACGGGCGGGGAAAGGCCTCGTCCGCGCTCCCCTACCGCCGCACTCCCCCGGCGTGGCTTAAGATCGCAAGCCGCAACGTGGTGAAGATGGTGTGCAAAAGCTCCCGCAAGGGTATGATGCCCAGTCAGATTGGCATGGAGTTGCGTGATTCCATGGGCATTGCCCAGGTGAAGAACGTGACAGGCCGCAAGATCCTGCGCATCCTCAAGCACAACGGTCTCGCCCCAGAGATCCCAGAGGATCTGTACTTCCTTGTGAAGCGCGCCACCCAGATGCGCAAGCACCTCGAACGCCACACGACGGACCGTGACACCAAGTACCGCCTCATTCTGGTCGAGTCCCGCATCCACCGCCTGGCCCGCTACTACAAGCGCGtcaagcagctgccgcccACCTGGAAGTATGAGTCTAGCACGGCCTCCGCCATGGTCGCGTAA
- a CDS encoding small nuclear ribonucleoprotein SmD2 — protein MDSEQPKKVARTETKTKELLRTTVADGPFSLLDTSMKENKRVFIQCRNSKALLAHVIAFDKHFNLVLKGVQEITESHGSEQKQRTIENLFLRGESVVFIVKLP, from the coding sequence ATGGACTCGGAACAGCCTAAAAAGGTCGCCAGGACGGAGACCAAGAcgaaggagctgctgcgcaccactgTTGCAGACGGCCCCTTCAGCCTTCTAGACACTTCCATGAAGGAGAACAAGCGAGTCTTTATCCAGTGCCGCAACAGCAAGGCACTGCTGGCACATGTGATCGCCTTTGATAAGCACTTCAATCTCGTGCTGAAAGGCGTCCAGGAGATCACTGAAAGCCACGGCTCCGAGCAGAAACAGCGCACCATCGAAAATCTCTTCTTGCGTGGAGAGTCGGTGGTTTTCATTGTGAAGCTGCCCTAG
- a CDS encoding putative cation transporter: MDYRDTPWSPSCEAPKSESYSIAWHVVALFVVLGCSLLGTVLPILGKRASTFHIPEYAYAIGKSVATGVVLGVALIHMLKPANQSLTSECLPSAIRNLSNPLAYTICLISVAIMHSLEACLRAFVQDCSAVLNSPITSEESKHLLSGYKAGDRHFHPPVPALDDSEDPVGLQILSAVLLEFGVSLHSLFIGLTVGVCADAELYTLMCALSFHQFFEGVALGSRIVDTALSLHTEYIFVAVFVLSAPFGTAVGIMCVCKQVINTKGSSYLLTQGILESVCAGILLYIGFQLLMDHFYTDVRSNIHSVRSPCGFLLVMLIAFWAGVSIMVLIGQYL; the protein is encoded by the coding sequence ATGGACTACCGTGACACGCCTTGGTCGCCGAGTTGCGAAGCACCGAAAAGCGAAAGCTACAGTATTGCGTGGCATGTTGTCGCCCTATTTGTTGTACTCGGTTGCTCCCTCTTAGGCACCGTACTTCCAATTCTTGGCAAGCGTGCTTCTACCTTCCACATACCCGAGTATGCCTATGCAATCGGTAAATCTGTCGCTACCGGCGTGGTGCTCGGGGTGGCGCTTATCCACATGCTGAAACCGGCTAATCAGTCCCTCACGAGCGAGTGCTTGCCGAGTGCCATCCGCAACCTCTCCAACCCGCTCGCGTACACCATCTGCCTCATTTCAGTTGCAATAATGCACTCTCTGGAAGCATGCCTGCGTGCCTTCGTCCAGGACTGCAGCGCCGTTCTCAACTCCCCCATTACCAGTGAGGAGAGCAAGCATTTGCTCTCTGGCTATAAAGCTGGTGATCGACACTTCCACCCGCCTGTCCCTGCACTCGATGACTCGGAAGACCCTGTTGGCTTGCAGATCTTGTCAGCCGTCTTGCTGGAGTTTGGCGTTTCGCTGCACAGCCTGTTCATCGGCCTCACcgtcggtgtgtgtgccgaTGCGGAGCTTTACACACTGATGTGCGCCTTGTCGTTTCACCAGTTCTTCGAGGGCGTTGCACTCGGCTCCCGGATCGTGGATACGGCTCTGAGCCTGCATACCGAGTACATATTTGTTGCCGTCTTTGTGCTCTCGGCTCCCTTTGGCACTGCCGTCGGCatcatgtgtgtgtgcaagcAAGTGATTAACACCAAGGGCAGTTCGTATCTTCTAACGCAGGGTATTCTGGAGTCGGTGTGCGCCGGGATTCTGCTCTACATCGGCTTTCAGCTACTGATGGATCACTTCTACACCGATGTGCGGTCCAACATTCACAGCGTACGCTCGCCGTGTGGGTTCCTGTTAGTCATGCTGATAGCCTTCTGGGCGGGCGTTAGTATCATGGTGCTGATTGGACAATACTTGTGA